A genomic window from Maylandia zebra isolate NMK-2024a linkage group LG20, Mzebra_GT3a, whole genome shotgun sequence includes:
- the LOC112436673 gene encoding deoxynucleoside triphosphate triphosphohydrolase SAMHD1 isoform X2: protein MAKVFNDPIHGHIELHPLLVKIIDTPQFQRLRNIKQLGGIYFVYPGASHNRFEHSIGVAHLAGELAKALKVKQLEQIKPLEELKELKELKKLKPLELEQLKKLQNLTPQDLKELQELMPEDLEKLKKLQNSKPEDLEKLKAEELEDLKKLVELENLGFTKLEKLKKLQNSKSEGLEKLNPEDLKMLQRFKPKDVEKFEKLERLDELKKSLISDQDVLCVQIAGLCHDLGHGPFSHFFDGMFMDAIKRDKKGKEEWRHEKASIEMFKHLLDQNGLKEVMKKYGLKVDEDGTDLVFIEEMIKKPQDEKPQNDAAQDNEHQNNDASKKWPYKGREEKKSFLYEIVSNKNTGIDVDKFDYFARDCHHLGIPNSFDHQRFVMFARVCDVEEDRKKTKHICSRDKESANLYDIFQQRLSIHRRACQHKIKMAVEIMLKDALILVDDHPDFKIKSSKGEMLNISQANGDMEAYTKLTDHVFERILHYQEGRKEPSSEEERKKEQDLEQAREILKRVMERDLYRCVGQAKKKSGEEIKERLKNLVNDIQEDGKDRDEVNNVTLTYNMGNEKSITKEYSYDKENSKTPEDKKKEKKEALEKIKEDLEGKLSECSPDDKFEVIDVTLDYGMENDDPLIKAYFYRKDNPDKGEPIPKSDVFSVLPDWFSDEMLRVYWKNPKELTDEQIKTKEEEFKKVFNDWCKENGYKDLNKEVPSAGRATSGNE from the exons ATGGCCAAG GTGTTTAATGATCCCATCCATGGCCACATCGAGTTACATCCACTTCTTGTCAAAATCATAGACACCCCTCAATTCCAGAGACTACGAAACATCAAGCAACTTGGGgggatttattttgtttatccaGGAGCATCTCACAATCGCTTTGAACACTCGATTGG GGTGGCACATTTAGCAGGTGAGCTTGCAAAAGCTCTGAAGGTGAAGCAGTTGGAGCAGATCAAGCCACTGGAGGAGTTGAAGGAGTTGAAGGAGTTGAAGAAGTTGAAGCCTTTGGAGTTGGAACAGTTGAAGAAATTGCAGAACTTGACGCCTCAGGATTTGAAGGAGCTGCAGGAGTTGATGCCTGAGGATTTGGAGAAGTTGAAGAAATTGCAGAATTCGAAGCCTGAGGATTTGGAGAAGTTGAAGGCTGAGGAGTTGGAGGATTTAAAGAAATTGGTAGAGTTGGAGAACCTTGGTTTTACGAAGTTGGAGAAGTTGAAGAAATTGCAGAACTCCAAGTCTGAGGGTTTGGAGAAGTTGAATCCTGAGGATTTGAAGATGTTGCAAAGGTTTAAGCCTAAGGATGTGGAGAAGTTTGAGAAGTTGGAGAGGTTAGATGAGTTGAAGAAATCACTCATCAGTGACCAAGATGTTCTCTGTGTGCAGATTGCCGGTCTTTGTCATGACCTAG GACATGGgcccttttctcatttttttgaTGGGATGTTTATGGATGCAatcaaaagagacaaaaaaggcAAAGAAGAATGGAGG CATGAGAAGGCCTCTATTGAAATGTTTAAACACCTACTGGATCAAAATGGCTTAAAAGAAGTGATGAAGAAATATGGACTGAAAGTAGATGAAGATGGAACTGACCTGGTGTTTATTGAAGAAATGATTAAGAAACCTCAGGATGAAAAACCTCAGAATGATGCAGCTCAGGATAATGAACATCAGAACAATGATGCTTCCAAGAAG TGGCCATATAAAGGTCGAGAAGAGAAAAAATCCTTTCTCTATGAAATTGTGTCAAACAAGAACACCGGGATTGATGTTGACAAGTTTGACTACTTTGCCAG gGATTGCCACCACCTGGGCATTCCGAACAGCTTTGACCATCAGCGCTTCGTCATGTTTGCCAGGGTGTGTGATGTGGAGGAGGATAGGAAAAAAACTAAGCACATTTGCTCTAGAGACAAG GAATCTGCAAACCTGTATGACATATTCCAGCAAAGGCTCTCGATCCACAGAAGAGCCTGCCAGCACAAGATAAAAATGGCAGTAGAAATTAT GCTCAAAGATGCCCTCATACTAGTAGATGACCATCCAGACTTCAAAATTAAAAGTTCAAAAGGGGAGATGCTAAATATCTCCCAGGCAAATGGTGACATGGAGGCATACACAAAGCTGACAG ATCATGTGTTTGAAAGAATACTCCATTaccaggaaggaaggaaggaaccTTCCTCtgaggaagaaaggaagaaagaacaaGATTTGGAGCAGGCAAGAGAGATTCTAAAGAGGGTCATGGAACGGGACCTGTACCGCTGTGTGGGTCAAGCCAAG AAAAAATCAGGAGAG GAGATAAAGGAAAGGTTAAAAAACCTGGTTAACGACATTCAGGAGGACGGGAAAGACAGAGATGAAGTTAAT AATGTCACTTTGACATATAACATGGGAAATGAGAAGTCCATCACTAAAGAATATTCTTATGACAAGGAGAACTCTAAAACACCAGAG gacaagaaaaaagaaaaaaaggaagcacTTGAG AAAATTAAGGAGGATTTGGAAGGTAAACTGAGTGAATGCTCTCCTGATGACAAGTTTGAAGTTATT GATGTCACTTTGGACTATGGGATGGAAAATGATGACCCCCTCATTAAAGCATATTTCTATCGCAAGGATAACCCTGATAAAGGAGAACCAATCCCCAAATCAGAT GTGTTCAGTGTCCTCCCAGACTGGTTTTCTGACGAGATGCTTAGGGTTTACTGGAAGAATCCTAAGGAACTAACAgatgaacaaataaaaacaaaagaggaagAATTCAAGAAAGTCTTCAATGACTGGTGCAAGGAGAATGGTTATAAG GATCTAAACAAGGAAGTCCCCAGCGCTGGTCGAGCAACTTcaggaaatgaatga
- the LOC112436673 gene encoding deoxynucleoside triphosphate triphosphohydrolase SAMHD1 isoform X4: MAKVFNDPIHGHIELHPLLVKIIDTPQFQRLRNIKQLGGIYFVYPGASHNRFEHSIGVAHLAGELAKALKVKQLEQIKPLEELKELKELKKLKPLELEQLKKLQNLTPQDLKELQELMPEDLEKLKKLQNSKPEDLEKLKAEELEDLKKLVELENLGFTKLEKLKKLQNSKSEGLEKLNPEDLKMLQRFKPKDVEKFEKLERLDELKKSLISDQDVLCVQIAGLCHDLGHGPFSHFFDGMFMDAIKRDKKGKEEWRHEKASIEMFKHLLDQNGLKEVMKKYGLKVDEDGTDLVFIEEMIKKPQDEKPQNDAAQDNEHQNNDASKKVLWPYKGREEKKSFLYEIVSNKNTGIDVDKFDYFARDCHHLGIPNSFDHQRFVMFARVCDVEEDRKKTKHICSRDKESANLYDIFQQRLSIHRRACQHKIKMAVEIMLKDALILVDDHPDFKIKSSKGEMLNISQANGDMEAYTKLTDHVFERILHYQEGRKEPSSEEERKKEQDLEQAREILKRVMERDLYRCVGQAKNVTLTYNMGNEKSITKEYSYDKENSKTPEDKKKEKKEALEKIKEDLEGKLSECSPDDKFEVIDVTLDYGMENDDPLIKAYFYRKDNPDKGEPIPKSDVFSVLPDWFSDEMLRVYWKNPKELTDEQIKTKEEEFKKVFNDWCKENGYKDLNKEVPSAGRATSGNE, translated from the exons ATGGCCAAG GTGTTTAATGATCCCATCCATGGCCACATCGAGTTACATCCACTTCTTGTCAAAATCATAGACACCCCTCAATTCCAGAGACTACGAAACATCAAGCAACTTGGGgggatttattttgtttatccaGGAGCATCTCACAATCGCTTTGAACACTCGATTGG GGTGGCACATTTAGCAGGTGAGCTTGCAAAAGCTCTGAAGGTGAAGCAGTTGGAGCAGATCAAGCCACTGGAGGAGTTGAAGGAGTTGAAGGAGTTGAAGAAGTTGAAGCCTTTGGAGTTGGAACAGTTGAAGAAATTGCAGAACTTGACGCCTCAGGATTTGAAGGAGCTGCAGGAGTTGATGCCTGAGGATTTGGAGAAGTTGAAGAAATTGCAGAATTCGAAGCCTGAGGATTTGGAGAAGTTGAAGGCTGAGGAGTTGGAGGATTTAAAGAAATTGGTAGAGTTGGAGAACCTTGGTTTTACGAAGTTGGAGAAGTTGAAGAAATTGCAGAACTCCAAGTCTGAGGGTTTGGAGAAGTTGAATCCTGAGGATTTGAAGATGTTGCAAAGGTTTAAGCCTAAGGATGTGGAGAAGTTTGAGAAGTTGGAGAGGTTAGATGAGTTGAAGAAATCACTCATCAGTGACCAAGATGTTCTCTGTGTGCAGATTGCCGGTCTTTGTCATGACCTAG GACATGGgcccttttctcatttttttgaTGGGATGTTTATGGATGCAatcaaaagagacaaaaaaggcAAAGAAGAATGGAGG CATGAGAAGGCCTCTATTGAAATGTTTAAACACCTACTGGATCAAAATGGCTTAAAAGAAGTGATGAAGAAATATGGACTGAAAGTAGATGAAGATGGAACTGACCTGGTGTTTATTGAAGAAATGATTAAGAAACCTCAGGATGAAAAACCTCAGAATGATGCAGCTCAGGATAATGAACATCAGAACAATGATGCTTCCAAGAAGGTACTG TGGCCATATAAAGGTCGAGAAGAGAAAAAATCCTTTCTCTATGAAATTGTGTCAAACAAGAACACCGGGATTGATGTTGACAAGTTTGACTACTTTGCCAG gGATTGCCACCACCTGGGCATTCCGAACAGCTTTGACCATCAGCGCTTCGTCATGTTTGCCAGGGTGTGTGATGTGGAGGAGGATAGGAAAAAAACTAAGCACATTTGCTCTAGAGACAAG GAATCTGCAAACCTGTATGACATATTCCAGCAAAGGCTCTCGATCCACAGAAGAGCCTGCCAGCACAAGATAAAAATGGCAGTAGAAATTAT GCTCAAAGATGCCCTCATACTAGTAGATGACCATCCAGACTTCAAAATTAAAAGTTCAAAAGGGGAGATGCTAAATATCTCCCAGGCAAATGGTGACATGGAGGCATACACAAAGCTGACAG ATCATGTGTTTGAAAGAATACTCCATTaccaggaaggaaggaaggaaccTTCCTCtgaggaagaaaggaagaaagaacaaGATTTGGAGCAGGCAAGAGAGATTCTAAAGAGGGTCATGGAACGGGACCTGTACCGCTGTGTGGGTCAAGCCAAG AATGTCACTTTGACATATAACATGGGAAATGAGAAGTCCATCACTAAAGAATATTCTTATGACAAGGAGAACTCTAAAACACCAGAG gacaagaaaaaagaaaaaaaggaagcacTTGAG AAAATTAAGGAGGATTTGGAAGGTAAACTGAGTGAATGCTCTCCTGATGACAAGTTTGAAGTTATT GATGTCACTTTGGACTATGGGATGGAAAATGATGACCCCCTCATTAAAGCATATTTCTATCGCAAGGATAACCCTGATAAAGGAGAACCAATCCCCAAATCAGAT GTGTTCAGTGTCCTCCCAGACTGGTTTTCTGACGAGATGCTTAGGGTTTACTGGAAGAATCCTAAGGAACTAACAgatgaacaaataaaaacaaaagaggaagAATTCAAGAAAGTCTTCAATGACTGGTGCAAGGAGAATGGTTATAAG GATCTAAACAAGGAAGTCCCCAGCGCTGGTCGAGCAACTTcaggaaatgaatga
- the LOC112436673 gene encoding deoxynucleoside triphosphate triphosphohydrolase SAMHD1 isoform X1: protein MAKVFNDPIHGHIELHPLLVKIIDTPQFQRLRNIKQLGGIYFVYPGASHNRFEHSIGVAHLAGELAKALKVKQLEQIKPLEELKELKELKKLKPLELEQLKKLQNLTPQDLKELQELMPEDLEKLKKLQNSKPEDLEKLKAEELEDLKKLVELENLGFTKLEKLKKLQNSKSEGLEKLNPEDLKMLQRFKPKDVEKFEKLERLDELKKSLISDQDVLCVQIAGLCHDLGHGPFSHFFDGMFMDAIKRDKKGKEEWRHEKASIEMFKHLLDQNGLKEVMKKYGLKVDEDGTDLVFIEEMIKKPQDEKPQNDAAQDNEHQNNDASKKVLWPYKGREEKKSFLYEIVSNKNTGIDVDKFDYFARDCHHLGIPNSFDHQRFVMFARVCDVEEDRKKTKHICSRDKESANLYDIFQQRLSIHRRACQHKIKMAVEIMLKDALILVDDHPDFKIKSSKGEMLNISQANGDMEAYTKLTDHVFERILHYQEGRKEPSSEEERKKEQDLEQAREILKRVMERDLYRCVGQAKKKSGEEIKERLKNLVNDIQEDGKDRDEVNNVTLTYNMGNEKSITKEYSYDKENSKTPEDKKKEKKEALEKIKEDLEGKLSECSPDDKFEVIDVTLDYGMENDDPLIKAYFYRKDNPDKGEPIPKSDVFSVLPDWFSDEMLRVYWKNPKELTDEQIKTKEEEFKKVFNDWCKENGYKDLNKEVPSAGRATSGNE, encoded by the exons ATGGCCAAG GTGTTTAATGATCCCATCCATGGCCACATCGAGTTACATCCACTTCTTGTCAAAATCATAGACACCCCTCAATTCCAGAGACTACGAAACATCAAGCAACTTGGGgggatttattttgtttatccaGGAGCATCTCACAATCGCTTTGAACACTCGATTGG GGTGGCACATTTAGCAGGTGAGCTTGCAAAAGCTCTGAAGGTGAAGCAGTTGGAGCAGATCAAGCCACTGGAGGAGTTGAAGGAGTTGAAGGAGTTGAAGAAGTTGAAGCCTTTGGAGTTGGAACAGTTGAAGAAATTGCAGAACTTGACGCCTCAGGATTTGAAGGAGCTGCAGGAGTTGATGCCTGAGGATTTGGAGAAGTTGAAGAAATTGCAGAATTCGAAGCCTGAGGATTTGGAGAAGTTGAAGGCTGAGGAGTTGGAGGATTTAAAGAAATTGGTAGAGTTGGAGAACCTTGGTTTTACGAAGTTGGAGAAGTTGAAGAAATTGCAGAACTCCAAGTCTGAGGGTTTGGAGAAGTTGAATCCTGAGGATTTGAAGATGTTGCAAAGGTTTAAGCCTAAGGATGTGGAGAAGTTTGAGAAGTTGGAGAGGTTAGATGAGTTGAAGAAATCACTCATCAGTGACCAAGATGTTCTCTGTGTGCAGATTGCCGGTCTTTGTCATGACCTAG GACATGGgcccttttctcatttttttgaTGGGATGTTTATGGATGCAatcaaaagagacaaaaaaggcAAAGAAGAATGGAGG CATGAGAAGGCCTCTATTGAAATGTTTAAACACCTACTGGATCAAAATGGCTTAAAAGAAGTGATGAAGAAATATGGACTGAAAGTAGATGAAGATGGAACTGACCTGGTGTTTATTGAAGAAATGATTAAGAAACCTCAGGATGAAAAACCTCAGAATGATGCAGCTCAGGATAATGAACATCAGAACAATGATGCTTCCAAGAAGGTACTG TGGCCATATAAAGGTCGAGAAGAGAAAAAATCCTTTCTCTATGAAATTGTGTCAAACAAGAACACCGGGATTGATGTTGACAAGTTTGACTACTTTGCCAG gGATTGCCACCACCTGGGCATTCCGAACAGCTTTGACCATCAGCGCTTCGTCATGTTTGCCAGGGTGTGTGATGTGGAGGAGGATAGGAAAAAAACTAAGCACATTTGCTCTAGAGACAAG GAATCTGCAAACCTGTATGACATATTCCAGCAAAGGCTCTCGATCCACAGAAGAGCCTGCCAGCACAAGATAAAAATGGCAGTAGAAATTAT GCTCAAAGATGCCCTCATACTAGTAGATGACCATCCAGACTTCAAAATTAAAAGTTCAAAAGGGGAGATGCTAAATATCTCCCAGGCAAATGGTGACATGGAGGCATACACAAAGCTGACAG ATCATGTGTTTGAAAGAATACTCCATTaccaggaaggaaggaaggaaccTTCCTCtgaggaagaaaggaagaaagaacaaGATTTGGAGCAGGCAAGAGAGATTCTAAAGAGGGTCATGGAACGGGACCTGTACCGCTGTGTGGGTCAAGCCAAG AAAAAATCAGGAGAG GAGATAAAGGAAAGGTTAAAAAACCTGGTTAACGACATTCAGGAGGACGGGAAAGACAGAGATGAAGTTAAT AATGTCACTTTGACATATAACATGGGAAATGAGAAGTCCATCACTAAAGAATATTCTTATGACAAGGAGAACTCTAAAACACCAGAG gacaagaaaaaagaaaaaaaggaagcacTTGAG AAAATTAAGGAGGATTTGGAAGGTAAACTGAGTGAATGCTCTCCTGATGACAAGTTTGAAGTTATT GATGTCACTTTGGACTATGGGATGGAAAATGATGACCCCCTCATTAAAGCATATTTCTATCGCAAGGATAACCCTGATAAAGGAGAACCAATCCCCAAATCAGAT GTGTTCAGTGTCCTCCCAGACTGGTTTTCTGACGAGATGCTTAGGGTTTACTGGAAGAATCCTAAGGAACTAACAgatgaacaaataaaaacaaaagaggaagAATTCAAGAAAGTCTTCAATGACTGGTGCAAGGAGAATGGTTATAAG GATCTAAACAAGGAAGTCCCCAGCGCTGGTCGAGCAACTTcaggaaatgaatga
- the LOC112436673 gene encoding deoxynucleoside triphosphate triphosphohydrolase SAMHD1 isoform X3, whose protein sequence is MAKVFNDPIHGHIELHPLLVKIIDTPQFQRLRNIKQLGGIYFVYPGASHNRFEHSIGVAHLAGELAKALKVKQLEQIKPLEELKELKELKKLKPLELEQLKKLQNLTPQDLKELQELMPEDLEKLKKLQNSKPEDLEKLKAEELEDLKKLVELENLGFTKLEKLKKLQNSKSEGLEKLNPEDLKMLQRFKPKDVEKFEKLERLDELKKSLISDQDVLCVQIAGLCHDLGHGPFSHFFDGMFMDAIKRDKKGKEEWRHEKASIEMFKHLLDQNGLKEVMKKYGLKVDEDGTDLVFIEEMIKKPQDEKPQNDAAQDNEHQNNDASKKVLWPYKGREEKKSFLYEIVSNKNTGIDVDKFDYFARDCHHLGIPNSFDHQRFVMFARVCDVEEDRKKTKHICSRDKESANLYDIFQQRLSIHRRACQHKIKMAVEIMLKDALILVDDHPDFKIKSSKGEMLNISQANGDMEAYTKLTDHVFERILHYQEGRKEPSSEEERKKEQDLEQAREILKRVMERDLYRCVGQAKKKSGEEIKERLKNLVNDIQEDGKDRDENVTLTYNMGNEKSITKEYSYDKENSKTPEDKKKEKKEALEKIKEDLEGKLSECSPDDKFEVIDVTLDYGMENDDPLIKAYFYRKDNPDKGEPIPKSDVFSVLPDWFSDEMLRVYWKNPKELTDEQIKTKEEEFKKVFNDWCKENGYKDLNKEVPSAGRATSGNE, encoded by the exons ATGGCCAAG GTGTTTAATGATCCCATCCATGGCCACATCGAGTTACATCCACTTCTTGTCAAAATCATAGACACCCCTCAATTCCAGAGACTACGAAACATCAAGCAACTTGGGgggatttattttgtttatccaGGAGCATCTCACAATCGCTTTGAACACTCGATTGG GGTGGCACATTTAGCAGGTGAGCTTGCAAAAGCTCTGAAGGTGAAGCAGTTGGAGCAGATCAAGCCACTGGAGGAGTTGAAGGAGTTGAAGGAGTTGAAGAAGTTGAAGCCTTTGGAGTTGGAACAGTTGAAGAAATTGCAGAACTTGACGCCTCAGGATTTGAAGGAGCTGCAGGAGTTGATGCCTGAGGATTTGGAGAAGTTGAAGAAATTGCAGAATTCGAAGCCTGAGGATTTGGAGAAGTTGAAGGCTGAGGAGTTGGAGGATTTAAAGAAATTGGTAGAGTTGGAGAACCTTGGTTTTACGAAGTTGGAGAAGTTGAAGAAATTGCAGAACTCCAAGTCTGAGGGTTTGGAGAAGTTGAATCCTGAGGATTTGAAGATGTTGCAAAGGTTTAAGCCTAAGGATGTGGAGAAGTTTGAGAAGTTGGAGAGGTTAGATGAGTTGAAGAAATCACTCATCAGTGACCAAGATGTTCTCTGTGTGCAGATTGCCGGTCTTTGTCATGACCTAG GACATGGgcccttttctcatttttttgaTGGGATGTTTATGGATGCAatcaaaagagacaaaaaaggcAAAGAAGAATGGAGG CATGAGAAGGCCTCTATTGAAATGTTTAAACACCTACTGGATCAAAATGGCTTAAAAGAAGTGATGAAGAAATATGGACTGAAAGTAGATGAAGATGGAACTGACCTGGTGTTTATTGAAGAAATGATTAAGAAACCTCAGGATGAAAAACCTCAGAATGATGCAGCTCAGGATAATGAACATCAGAACAATGATGCTTCCAAGAAGGTACTG TGGCCATATAAAGGTCGAGAAGAGAAAAAATCCTTTCTCTATGAAATTGTGTCAAACAAGAACACCGGGATTGATGTTGACAAGTTTGACTACTTTGCCAG gGATTGCCACCACCTGGGCATTCCGAACAGCTTTGACCATCAGCGCTTCGTCATGTTTGCCAGGGTGTGTGATGTGGAGGAGGATAGGAAAAAAACTAAGCACATTTGCTCTAGAGACAAG GAATCTGCAAACCTGTATGACATATTCCAGCAAAGGCTCTCGATCCACAGAAGAGCCTGCCAGCACAAGATAAAAATGGCAGTAGAAATTAT GCTCAAAGATGCCCTCATACTAGTAGATGACCATCCAGACTTCAAAATTAAAAGTTCAAAAGGGGAGATGCTAAATATCTCCCAGGCAAATGGTGACATGGAGGCATACACAAAGCTGACAG ATCATGTGTTTGAAAGAATACTCCATTaccaggaaggaaggaaggaaccTTCCTCtgaggaagaaaggaagaaagaacaaGATTTGGAGCAGGCAAGAGAGATTCTAAAGAGGGTCATGGAACGGGACCTGTACCGCTGTGTGGGTCAAGCCAAG AAAAAATCAGGAGAG GAGATAAAGGAAAGGTTAAAAAACCTGGTTAACGACATTCAGGAGGACGGGAAAGACAGAGATGAA AATGTCACTTTGACATATAACATGGGAAATGAGAAGTCCATCACTAAAGAATATTCTTATGACAAGGAGAACTCTAAAACACCAGAG gacaagaaaaaagaaaaaaaggaagcacTTGAG AAAATTAAGGAGGATTTGGAAGGTAAACTGAGTGAATGCTCTCCTGATGACAAGTTTGAAGTTATT GATGTCACTTTGGACTATGGGATGGAAAATGATGACCCCCTCATTAAAGCATATTTCTATCGCAAGGATAACCCTGATAAAGGAGAACCAATCCCCAAATCAGAT GTGTTCAGTGTCCTCCCAGACTGGTTTTCTGACGAGATGCTTAGGGTTTACTGGAAGAATCCTAAGGAACTAACAgatgaacaaataaaaacaaaagaggaagAATTCAAGAAAGTCTTCAATGACTGGTGCAAGGAGAATGGTTATAAG GATCTAAACAAGGAAGTCCCCAGCGCTGGTCGAGCAACTTcaggaaatgaatga